A single Lolium perenne isolate Kyuss_39 chromosome 6, Kyuss_2.0, whole genome shotgun sequence DNA region contains:
- the LOC127307553 gene encoding uncharacterized protein, which produces MAAMNSELGGYAGRPPNAQPNPFESAMYGAGPGLIRTGLGAYGEKFLGSSSEFMQSNITQYLSDPQYYFQVNSQYVRNKLKVILFPFFHRGHWTRITEPVGGRLSYKPPIQDINAPDLYIPLMAFGTYIVIAGYALGVLGKFTPEALTLQFSRGLVGWFLQVVLIKGLLYSLGSGEAPLLDIVAYAGYGFAGTSLAMLARIFWSYLYYFIMPWFCLCTGVFLVKTMKRVLLGGPRSYERHPSRNHYFLLFLAVVQFPMLFWLGNISG; this is translated from the exons ATGGCAGCAATGAATAGTGAACTGGGTGGCTACGCTGGCAGGCCTCCAAATGCACAGCCAAATCCTTTTGAAAGTGCCATGTATGGTGCTGGACCTGGGCTGATACGTACTGGACTAGGAGCATATGGAGAGAAATTTCTTGGTTCGAGTTCGGAGTTCATGCAGAGCAAT ATTACTCAATATTTGTCAGACCCACAATACTACTTTCAAGTCAACAGCCAGTACGTGAGGAACAAACTGAAGGTCATCTTGTTCCCTTTCTTTCACAGG GGTCACTGGACAAGAATAACTGAACCAGTAGGAGGAAGGCTATCCTACAAACCTCCAATTCAGGATATCAATGCACCAGACCTTTACATTCCTTTGATGGCGTTTGGCACCTACATTGTCATTGCTGGATATGCATTGGGAGTTCTTGGAAA GTTTACCCCTGAGGCTCTGACCCTGCAGTTCTCAAGAGGTCTAGTTGGCTGGTTTCTACAAGTCGTCCTCATCAAAGGTCTGTTGTACTCCCTGGGCAGCGGCGAAGCGCCACTGCTAGACATTGTGGCGTACGCTGGATATGGATTTGCTGGCACATCTCTTGCAATGCTGGCGCGCATCTTCTGGAGCTACTTATACTACTTCATCATGCCATGGTTCTGTCTCTGCACTGGCGTGTTCCTCGTGAAGACCATGAAGAGGGTTCTCCTGGGTGGACCAAGAAGCTACGAGAGGCACCCGAGTCGAAACCACTACTTTCTGCTCTTCCTGGCGGTTGTGCAGTTCCCGATGCTGTTCTGGCTTGGCAACATCAGCGGTTGA
- the LOC127307554 gene encoding sirohydrochlorin ferrochelatase, chloroplastic, which translates to MCPMSISLQPFTANSTNIYSLRSTGVSSSCDFIKFSPIGRNSLHWAANFRPNSASRPETTGGQDCIVGEDVGVVIVDHGSRRQESNLMLNDFVSMFRARTAYKIVEPAHMELAEPSIKEAFGRCVQQGASRIIVTPYFLSPGRHWNKDIPSLASEASKVHSNVPYIITAPIGLHELMVDIINDRIKYCLRHVAGDADECTVCAGTGKCRFYS; encoded by the exons ATGTGCCCTATGTCAATCTCCTTACAACCCTTCACTGCAAATTCAACAAACATATATTCTTTAAG GAGCACTGGTGTGAGTTCTTCCTGTGATTTTATCAAGTTCTCGCCAATCGGAAGAAATAGTTTACATTGGGCTGCGAATTTCAGACCAAATTCTGCGTCTAGGCCTGAAACCACTGGAGGACAAGATTGTATTGTGGGAGAGGATGTTGGTGTGGTCATAGTCGATCATGGGTCACGTCGACAAGAATCTAATCTCATGCTAA ATGATTTTGTTAGCATGTTCAGGGCAAGGACTGCCTACAAGATTGTCGAGCCTGCTCATATG GAGCTTGCTGAGCCTTCTATTAAGGAAGCATTTGGAAGATGTGTGCAGCAGGGAGCATCTCGTATTATTGTCACTCCATATTTCCTTTCCCCTGGACGACACTGGAACAAA GATATCCCTTCTTTAGCATCAGAAGCCTCAAAAGTGCACTCAAACGTGCCCTACATCATCACTGCCCCTATTGGATTACATGAGCTTATGGTG GATATTATAAACGATCGCATCAAGTACTGCCTGAGGCACGTTGCAGGTGATGCCGATGAGTGTACGGTATGTGCTGGGACTGGAAAGTGCCGCTTCTACTCTTGA
- the LOC127307551 gene encoding probable methyltransferase PMT26, which translates to MASGQTRIDVVRRQPQHAAAASSSYCSATTVTIFVGLCLVGVWMTSSTLVSPAEYSLFQAAPLPRRPTPAGGTEPDVAPVDGNTTTFIKEDSADEQEEPPAARQDAVAEPPERANQPPEEQIVTDHKVEKPDGDQEQTDPDEQNVTDPKAKPDDQEQELKRDAEVFPDASQAELLNQTATDSATWRTQAAKSDTETDDKEQTATVVSGVPTTDNWKLCDAEAGADYIPCLDNLEVIRKLQHDEHYEHRERHCPKEPPACLVPLPKGYRSPIRWPKSRDQIWYNNVPHTQLVEFKGHQNWVNISGEHLIFPGGGTQFKRGALHYIDFIQEAKKDVAWGKRSRVILDVGCGVASFGGYMFDRDVLTMSFAPKDEHEAQVQFALERGIPAISAVMGTKRLPFPGGVFDVVHCARCRVPWHIEGGKLLLELNRLLRPGGYFVWSATPVYQKLPEDVEIWEAMSALTRSMCWTLVNKVKESINKKGVAIFQKPMDNRCYDARSAANPPLCGEYDNPDAVWNVSLQSCMHKLPTDPATRGSRWPEEWPLRVERPPYWLNSSEAGVYGKPAPEDFEADYEHWKRVIRNSYMEGFGIDWSAVRNVMDMKAVYGGFAAALRNMKVWVMNVVPIESPDTLPIIYERGLFGLYHDWCESFSTYPRSYDLVHANHLFSKVKKRCELLGVIVEVDRIVRPGGRLIVRDDMETISEVESIIRSLHWEVRLSHYQGKEGLLFAQKTMWRPNPSSS; encoded by the exons ATGGCGTCCGGGCAGACGCGCATCGACGTCGTCCGGCGGCAGCCGcagcacgccgccgccgcctcctcctcgtacTGTtctgccaccaccgtcaccatctTCGTCGGGCTCTGCCTGGTCGGCGTCTGGATGACCTCCTCCACGCTCGTCTCCCCCGCTGAGTACTCCCTGTTCCAGGCGGCCCCATTGCCCCGCCGCCCCACCCCCGCCGGCGGAACGGAACCAGACGTAGCCCCGGTAGATGGGAACACAACCACCTTCATCAAAGAAGACAGCGCCGATGAGCAGGAGGAGCCTCCTGCGGCGAGACAGGACGCCGTGGCAGAACCCCCAGAGAGAGCAAATCAGCCGCCTGAGGAACAGATTGTGACAGATCACAAGGTGGAGAAGCCTGATGGGGATCAGGAGCAAACTGATCCTGACGAACAGAATGTGACAGATCCGAAGGCGAAGCCGGACGATCAGGAGCAGGAGTTGAAAAGGGACGCCGAGGTGTTCCCGGACGCGAGCCAGGCGGAGCTGCTCAACCAGACAGCCACAGATTCGGCAACATGGCGCACGCAGGCAGCCAAGTCCGACACGGAGACTGATGACAAGGAGCAGACCGCCACGGTGGTGTCGGGTGTCCCGACGACCGACAATTGGAAGCTCTGCGATGCCGAGGCCGGAGCCGACTACATACCGTGCCTCGACAACCTGGAGGTCATCAGGAAGCTCCAGCACGACGAGCACTACGAGCACCGGGAGCGGCATTGCCCCAAGGAGCCTCCGGCCTGCCTCGTCCCTCTGCCCAAAGGGTACCGGAGCCCGATACGGTGGCCGAAGAGCCGAGATCAG ATATGGTACAACAATGTCCCCCATACTCAGTTGGTGGAGTTCAAGGGGCACCAGAACTGGGTGAATATCTCTGGGGAGCACCTGATATTTCCGGGAGGCGGGACTCAGTTCAAGCGCGGTGCTTTGCATTACATTGATTTCATTCAGGAG GCAAAGAAAGATGTGGCGTGGGGAAAACGAAGCCGTGTTATCTTAGACGTGGGCTGCGGGGTTGCTAGCTTTGGAGGATACATGTTCGATAGAGATGTGCTTACTATGTCCTTTGCACCTAAAGATGAGCATGAGGCTCAGGTGCAGTTTGCTCTCGAGAGAGGAATCCCTGCTATATCAGCAGTTATGGGCACGAAAAGGCTCCCGTTTCCTGGCGGGGTCTTTGATGTTGTCCATTGTGCACGCTGTAGGGTACCGTGGCATATTGAAG GTGGTAAGCTCTTGCTAGAATTGAACAGGCTGTTACGCCCTGGTGGTTACTTTGTGTGGTCTGCGACTCCTGTATACCAGAAACTGCCGGAAGATGTTGAGATATGGGAAG CGATGTCTGCTCTAACAAGGTCAATGTGCTGGACATTGGTGAATAAAGTAAAGGAGAGCATAAATAAGAAAGGCGTAGCAATTTTCCAAAAACCAATGGACAACCGCTGCTATGATGCAAGATCTGCAGCAAACCCTCCACTGTGTGGAGAATATGACAATCCTGATGCTGTCTG GAATGTTTCATTGCAGTCTTGTATGCATAAATTGCCCACAGACCCCGCCACGCGTGGTTCACGGTGGCCAGAAGAATGGCCACTGAGGGTGGAAAGACCACCTTACTGGCTGAACAGCTCAGAGGCTGGAGTGTATGGAAAGCCTGCTCCTGAGGATTTTGAAGCAGACTATGAGCACTGGAAGCGGGTCATACGCAATTCATATATGGAAGGCTTTGGTATTGATTGGTCTGCTGTCAGAAACGTTATGGATATGAAAGCTGTATATGGAGG GTTTGCAGCGGCTTTGCGAAACATGAAGGTGTGGGTCATGAATGTAGTTCCAATCGAATCGCCTGACACACTCCCAATCATATACGAACGCGGGCTGTTTGGACTGTACCACGACTGGTGCGAGTCGTTTAGCACCTACCCGAGAAGCTACGATCTCGTGCATGCGAACCATCTCTTCTCCAAGGTTAAGAAGAG GTGTGAACTGTTGGGTGTGATTGTGGAGGTGGATCGGATAGTGAGGCCAGGAGGGAGGCTGATTGTTAGGGATGATATGGAGACAATAAGTGAGGTGGAGTCGATCATCAGGTCGCTGCACTGGGAGGTCCGGTTATCGCACTACCAGGGCAAGGAAGGCCTTCTGTTTGCACAGAAGACCATGTGGCGACCAAATCCTTCTTCTAGTTGA